AGCTTTTTCGACACGTGTCTGAGCTTGATCCACTTTTGACCTTGCCATATCCACCGACGCCGAGTCGCGCTTATACTCCGCCTCGGCAGTCTCCAAGTCCTGTTTGGAGACGATTTTGTCGGCGTAGAGGTCCTTCGCACGCTCAAAACGCGCCTTACACTGGGCCAGTTCGCTTTCTTCACGGGTGACCTCGCTCTTTGCCTGTGCAAGTTCACTTTTGGCGTCTGCCACTTCACCCTGTGACGCTAGGACGTCTGCTCGCGCCTCCTCCACCGGGCGCATGCTTGCCGCGCCCAGCTTTGCAACCTGGGTCTCGCGCTCATAGTATTTACGTGCGGCTGATAGTTTGGCGACGGCCTGCCTATATGCCGCTCTTGCTTCGGCCAACTCTACACTGGAAATCACAGCCAGAACCTGTCTCCGGCTGACGACGCTGCCGACTGTGCCATGCGCCCCAACTACCTTGCCCTCGATCCGCGAGCTTATCTTCACGAGCCTGTCCGGTGGAACGGTGACTTTGCCGGTGACTGAGACGGATTCCCATCCTTCGCCTGCCGCAGCAGGCTCGATCTTAAGCCCGGCTATCTCAAGTTTCTGACCACCGGATTCTTCATTATGCTCTTCGTGTGTGGACGCATTTGACTCAGCGGAAGCGTTCTTTCTCATTAATGTGTATGTAATTCCGGCAGAAGCGAATGCAACAGCCAGAAGTATAAACAGATAGTGTATCTTCACTTGTTTGCCTCCAGAGTTTTCATTTGTGAGACGGCGCAGCCCGAAGCCCACTCCAGTTGCGCGAGTGCCTTAGCGTGCTCGGCGAGAGCGGAGTAGTAGTCTGACCTGACGCTCCTGAGCGTCCTTTGTGCCTCCAAGACTTCGAGGTAGCTGCTGGCGCCTTTTTCGAAACCTTTACGGGCCATTGTCGCCAATTCTTCGGACGTGGTCAGCACACCGCCCTGATACTCGCGCACCACTTGCGACGCCGTGTTCACTCGCTGGACAGCCTGCTCAATGTCCAGTGAGATATTGTTTCGAACCGCCTCCACTTGCTTTTCCCTGCTTCGCGCGGCCAGGCGTGCCCGACGCTCTTCCGCGCGTGCGGAGCCCCAATCCAGCAGTGGCAGATTGATAGCGATTGCCACGCCGTTGTCGCTGTCGTTATCGAACGACTCCCTGCGGGCTTGCAAGGCGAGGTCGGGAACACGCAGAAGCTTGGCGGCTTTTATTTGTGCCTGGGCTGAAGTATATTGCGCACATGCAGAGGCAATTTCAGGACGGCGGGCCAGCGCCGACGTGAGCAGACCCGCGCAGTCGATGCATACATCGTTGAATATGAGAGGCTCGCTCACAGAAAACACATTGTTGGTCGGACAAGCCATAAGGGTGTTTAGTTCGGCCATCGACTGTTGCAGCCCAAGCTGAGCCTGGGAGAGTTCCTGTCTTGCCCGCGCAAGCTCCACATCCATCTTTAGAACCTGTGCTCCCGGCGCGGTGCCGACGTCGTATTGCTTCTGCACAGCAGC
Above is a window of bacterium DNA encoding:
- a CDS encoding TolC family protein, coding for MFVCYRACRIMFACFAVMAAASGVVAEDLSLQQALDIAIKNNPTVAAGRLSADAAKQSAKGANALTNPEILVAPSIVGDAGSDSALLFSQPLEINGSRRVRGQIASSEATAVGYDSDTTRREILLRVNQSYWDVARAQELVKLNQENITYLETVRAAVQKQYDVGTAPGAQVLKMDVELARARQELSQAQLGLQQSMAELNTLMACPTNNVFSVSEPLIFNDVCIDCAGLLTSALARRPEIASACAQYTSAQAQIKAAKLLRVPDLALQARRESFDNDSDNGVAIAINLPLLDWGSARAEERRARLAARSREKQVEAVRNNISLDIEQAVQRVNTASQVVREYQGGVLTTSEELATMARKGFEKGASSYLEVLEAQRTLRSVRSDYYSALAEHAKALAQLEWASGCAVSQMKTLEANK